The following is a genomic window from Planctomycetia bacterium.
TAGCTTGACGCTTCCGCGCACCGAGTCCCAGCGCTCCTTGGCTGCGGCGCGCTGATTGTTTTCCATGTGCGTCGAAAGAAGGGTGCTGTCGATGCGACTACACGCCGAACTTGAAAGGGCAACCGTAAGCGCGATCAGGCGCAACGGCTGCCTTACTGCATCTCGGAGTATTCGGGTCATGGCAATTCCTCCCGCTTTGCGTCCTCAGGGGATGCGCCGTCCGATTCGCTCTTGTCCGCGGGTCCTGAACTGGTCCCCGGTCCGTCCTCTTCGCCGATGGGGCCCTCAAGGCCGCTTGGCAATTCAAACGGCGGGCCGGGTCGCCCGAACGGGGGGGTAACGGCGCCGGATTCGCTCTCAATGCGGTCGCGAACGAATCCGCGAATGCTCGATGCCTCCGACTCCCACAGCCGCTTGCCCAGGAGTTCTTCCTTCAGCTTGATGGCATGCAGATGCTGCGGGTATGCGTTGACGGCCAGTTGCGCATCCCAGATTGCCTTTTCGATGTCGCCGCGCGCCATGTGTTCCGTCGCCCATCGATAGTGAGCCTGGCTCAGGCGCTCGCGCCCGAACCACTGAACGCCCTGGCGAGCGCCCGCCCGATACCGCTCGATATCCTCGGCCACGGCCCCCGACGCTTTCTCGTCGGCCTCGCCCTTGAGGATGTGGACCGTCAGTAGAACGATGACTTCTTCGCGGACCGTCGCGTCTCGCGTTCTGCGGAAGAGCGCGCCCGCCACGGGAATGTTCCCCAATAGCGGCACCTGCCCGCGCGTCGCGGTGCCGACCTCGCGGAACAACCCGCCGATGAGGATCGTGCGCCCGTCGCGTACAAGAATGTTGGTCGTCACTTCGGTCGTCTGCTCAAACGGCAGGTTCGCCTCGGTCAATCCGCCGGTCGAATCCTTGGGATGAATCTCCATTCGGACGATGCCGTCCTTGCCGATGAACGGGCGGAACGTAAGCACCGTGCCGGTCTCAAGAAACTCAACGGTCTGAATGGCCGTCGTCTCCGTGATCGTGGTCGTCAGATAGCCGTCGCGTCGACCGACGATGACCTGGCCGACCTGCTTATTCAGCGCGAGCAGCTTGGGATTGGCCAGAATGTCCGTGTCGGTAATCTGCTCCAGCGCCCGGACGAATACACCTATCTGGTCCTTGAGGATGCCGAACGTAAACCCGCCGTCGGGCAGCCCACCGTTCAGATCGGTGCGCACCGTAAAGTTGGTGTTGTTGAGCTGCGGCGTCGGGATGTTGCCGGTGGTGATCGACTGCGCCGCCGGGCTCACGCTCGAGAGCTGGGAGAAGTCGATCCCGCCGACGGTGGTGAAGTCGATACCCAGCGAGTTGTCTTCATTGAGCGTCGCGCGAAGGATCGTGGCCTCAATCAGCACCTGTTCGGGCCGCGTATCCAGATCGGCGATGACCTGGCTGACGTTTTCGATGATGTCTTCGAAGTCGGTCACGACGATGATGTCGCCGGACGCCGTGGCATCGCCTTCCGTGTCCTCGGGTCCCGTCTCGCCGCCAAGGCCTCGTGTGGATGGCGGGGTCGTCGCGAGTTTGCCCGACGTGCTCAGCAGCGGGGCAATCAGTTCCTTGGCCGCGGCGGCATTGAGATAGGTCAGCTTGAAGACTTTGGACACAACGCGGCGCTGGGACTGCTGAAGCTTCGACAGCTCGTCGATCGGGTGAACGAAAATGAAGTTCCCCTCTTGTCGGTACCCGAGCCCGTTGGAAACGAGCATTGCATCCAGCGCCTGATCGAAGGTCACGCTGTAGAGGCTGGCCGTGACCGTTCCCGTCGCATTGCTTGACAGCACGATGTTCCGCTTCGACGGCTCCGACAGCATCCGAAGTGCGTCGGCGATGGGCAGTCCCGACACGTGCATCGTCACGCGATCGTCGAGACCGACGCGGACGAACTGCTCCGTCTCGGGCTTCGCAGCGGGTGCAGCCTTCGCCTCGGGCTCGTGCACCGTGCCGTTCAACATGTCAGGTGAGATGGTCGTATCCGGCTCCTGCGCCTCAGTTCCTCCGCCAAACGTGAACAGAGAAGCCGCGCAGAGTGATGACAGCACGAAGATCGCGCGCCGTCGGCGATTCAGGTCGACGAAGCCGGTCCGGCCGTGTCGCGGCGCCGCGTGTGCCGGCAAAGTGGTTTGCCGATTGCGCCGGGATGTAGATTCTGAGACGATAGACATACGAACTCCGCAGGAATCCGAGACATTCCATCGGTTGTCGGACCCTTGCGGTTGTGCTTTAAGGCATGGAAAGGACGCGCTGGATGCCGCCCTTATCGAGCGTAACTTGCCGATCGTCGATGCGAACGACCGAAAACCCGCGGATCTTGTCGCCCACGCGGACCAAACGTCCGGAAATGTGCGCCAGGGCCTTCGGGCCGGTCATGGTCGAGTGAAGTACAAGCTCGGCGAATTCCTTATCGATGTCTTCAGTTTCCTGGCGTCGAAAGGCCTGGTACGAGACGATGCCGCCGCCGAGCTTGCTCCAGAAGCTTCGGGCGACACTGTCCTCGTTCAAGGCTCTTTGCTCGGAACCGTCCTCCAGAATGACCAGCGGGAACTTCGACCACGCCGGCGCCTTAAACAGGTTTCGCGGCGGTGTGCGCGGCATTTCAGCGATACAAACCGTCGAACTGCCGCTGCCGCCGAGCAGCCAGTCCGCGATCTTGTGGTCGGCCTCTTCCTCTGCCGGATTCGTGGCCTTCGGCTGCGCTGGGGCAAGCGTCTCAAGCGTCGGCGGCGCGGTCGTCGCGACTGCCGCCGGGGCCGGCTGGGCCGGCGGGATGAGATCGTCCGCGGCGGCCAAGGCCGGATCGGGCTTCTTGCTGAAGAGCCCGGTTACGACAAACAGCAGGACGATGAATAGCACGCCGAGAATGGCAGA
Proteins encoded in this region:
- a CDS encoding secretin and TonB N-terminal domain-containing protein, whose translation is MSIVSESTSRRNRQTTLPAHAAPRHGRTGFVDLNRRRRAIFVLSSLCAASLFTFGGGTEAQEPDTTISPDMLNGTVHEPEAKAAPAAKPETEQFVRVGLDDRVTMHVSGLPIADALRMLSEPSKRNIVLSSNATGTVTASLYSVTFDQALDAMLVSNGLGYRQEGNFIFVHPIDELSKLQQSQRRVVSKVFKLTYLNAAAAKELIAPLLSTSGKLATTPPSTRGLGGETGPEDTEGDATASGDIIVVTDFEDIIENVSQVIADLDTRPEQVLIEATILRATLNEDNSLGIDFTTVGGIDFSQLSSVSPAAQSITTGNIPTPQLNNTNFTVRTDLNGGLPDGGFTFGILKDQIGVFVRALEQITDTDILANPKLLALNKQVGQVIVGRRDGYLTTTITETTAIQTVEFLETGTVLTFRPFIGKDGIVRMEIHPKDSTGGLTEANLPFEQTTEVTTNILVRDGRTILIGGLFREVGTATRGQVPLLGNIPVAGALFRRTRDATVREEVIVLLTVHILKGEADEKASGAVAEDIERYRAGARQGVQWFGRERLSQAHYRWATEHMARGDIEKAIWDAQLAVNAYPQHLHAIKLKEELLGKRLWESEASSIRGFVRDRIESESGAVTPPFGRPGPPFELPSGLEGPIGEEDGPGTSSGPADKSESDGASPEDAKREELP